Proteins encoded together in one Arvicanthis niloticus isolate mArvNil1 chromosome 7, mArvNil1.pat.X, whole genome shotgun sequence window:
- the Fignl1 gene encoding fidgetin-like protein 1 isoform X1 — MESSSSKSVQVDDWQKNYCVVTSSICTPKQKADAYRALLLRIQYAYANSEVSQGCATNLFKRYTEKYSAIIDSDNVVTGLNNYAESIFALAGSQQADSDNWQSGLSINNVFKMNSVQEMMQAGKKFKESLLEPADASVVMCKESTIFELPQLNVCERSKGADLLSSSVHDTGKTQAIPGSSLRCSSFQNALLPMAANTTKTCLTSSTPLRESTTATFHVTSLFGNTKKETRSFPKTSTGLNMSLSNLSKASSKTEDSGQREDNSLPTFKTAKEQLWADQKKKGHQSQRTSKSSNGVMKRSLGAGRSRGIFGKFVPPVSNKQDGSEQNGKVKHKSNRERSPEPAYLTDDRLKNVEPRMVELIMNEIMDHGPPVHWEDIAGVEFAKATIKEIVVWPMLRPDIFTGLRGPPKGILLFGPPGTGKTLIGKCIASQSGATFFSISASSLTSKWVGEGEKMVRALFAVARCQQPAVIFIDEIDSLLSQRGDGEHESSRRIKTEFLVQLDGATTSSEDRILVVGATNRPQEIDEAARRRLVKRLYIPLPEASARKQIVVNLMSKEQCCLSDEETELVVQQSDGFSGADMTQLCREASLGPIRSLHTADIATISPDQVRPIAYIDFENAFKTVRPTVSPKDLELYENWNETFGCGK, encoded by the coding sequence ATGGAGTCGTCCAGCTCTAAGTCTGTGCAGGTGGACGACTGGCAGAAGAATTACTGTGTGGTTACATCCAGCATATGTACACCAAAGCAGAAGGCGGATGCATACCGCGCACTACTACTGCGTATTCAGTATGCATATGCCAACTCCGAGGTCTCTCAGGGCTGTGCTACCAACCTGTTCAAAAGGTATACAGAAAAATACTCTGCAATTATTGATTCTGACAATGTTGTAACTGGCTTGAATAACTATGCAGAGAGCATTTTTGCTTTGGCAGGATCTCAGCAGGCTGACAGTGACAATTGGCAATCTGGATTGTcaataaataatgttttcaaaatgaaTAGTGTACAGGAGATGATGCAAGCTGGCAAGAAATTTAAAGAGTCTCTGCTGGAACCTGCTGATGCATCAGTAGTCATGTGTAAAGAGTCCACCATCTTTGAGCTTCCTCAACTTAATGTTTGTGAACGTTCTAAAGGGGCTGACTTATTATCCAGTTCAGTTCATGACACAGGTAAGACCCAAGCCATTCCAGGGAGCAGTCTGAGATGTTCCTCATTTCAGAATGCTCTGCTGCCTATGGCAGCTAATACCACCAAGACATGTCTCACCTCCTCAACACCTTTACGTGAGTCAACTACTGCAACATTTCACGTGACGTCATTATTTGGAAACACCAAAAAGGAAACTCGGAGCTTTCCTAAAACCAGCACAGGACTAAATATGTCCTTATCTAATCTGTCTAAAGCTTCTAGTAAGACAGAAGACAGTGGCCAAAGGGAAGATAATAGCCTGCCCACCTTTAAAACTGCAAAAGAACAATTATGGGCAGATCAGAAAAAAAAGGGCCATCAATCCCAGCGTACATCTAAGTCTTCTAATGGTGTTATGAAAAGGTCTCTAGGAGCTGGGAGATCGAGAGGGATATTTGGAAAGTTTGTTCCTCCTGTATCTAATAAGCAAGACGGAAGTGAGCAGAATGGAAAGGTGAAGCACAAGTCTAATAGGGAAAGGTCTCCAGAACCAGCATACCTCACTGATGATCGTCTGAAGAATGTGGAGCCAAGGATGGTTGAACTTATTATGAATGAAATTATGGACCATGGGCCTCCAGTACATTGGGAAGATATTGCTGGAGTAGAATTTGCCAAAGCCACAATAAAGGAAATTGTTGTGTGGCCCATGCTGAGGCCAGACATCTTTACTGGATTGCGAGGGCCCCCTAAAGGGATTCTGCTCTTTGGCCCTCCAGGGACTGGTAAAACTCTGATTGGCAAGTGCATTGCTAGTCAATCTGGAGCTACATTCTTCAGCATCTCTGCTTCATCATTGACTTCTAAGTGGGTAGGTGAGGGAGAAAAAATGGTCCGTGCATTGTTTGCTGTTGCAAGGTGTCAGCAGCCAGCGGTGATATTTATTGATGAAATTGATTCTTTATTGTCTCAACGAGGAGATGGTGAACATGAATCTTCAAGAAGGATAAAAACGGAATTTTTAGTTCAGTTAGATGGAGCAACCACATCGTCTGAAGACCGTATTCTTGTGGTAGGAGCCACAAATCGGCCCCAAGAGATTGATGAAGCTGCCCGGAGAAGATTGGTGAAAAGGCTTTATATTCCTCTCCCAGAAGCTTCAGCCAGGAAACAGATAGTAGTTAATCTCATGTCTAAGGAGCAGTGTTGCCTCAGTGATGAAGAAACTGAACTGGTAGTGCAGCAGTCTGATGGGTTTTCTGGAGCAGATATGACACAGCTTTGCAGAGAGGCTTCTCTTGGTCCTATTCGCAGTTTGCACACTGCTGACATTGCTACCATAAGTCCAGATCAAGTTCGACCAATAGCTTATATTGATtttgaaaatgcttttaaaactgTGCGACCTACTGTGTCTCCAAAAGACTTGGAGCTTTATGAAAACTGGAATGAAACATTTGGTTGTGGAAAGTGA
- the Fignl1 gene encoding fidgetin-like protein 1 isoform X2, translated as MHTAHYYCVFSMHMPTPRSLRAVLPTCSKGSQQADSDNWQSGLSINNVFKMNSVQEMMQAGKKFKESLLEPADASVVMCKESTIFELPQLNVCERSKGADLLSSSVHDTGKTQAIPGSSLRCSSFQNALLPMAANTTKTCLTSSTPLRESTTATFHVTSLFGNTKKETRSFPKTSTGLNMSLSNLSKASSKTEDSGQREDNSLPTFKTAKEQLWADQKKKGHQSQRTSKSSNGVMKRSLGAGRSRGIFGKFVPPVSNKQDGSEQNGKVKHKSNRERSPEPAYLTDDRLKNVEPRMVELIMNEIMDHGPPVHWEDIAGVEFAKATIKEIVVWPMLRPDIFTGLRGPPKGILLFGPPGTGKTLIGKCIASQSGATFFSISASSLTSKWVGEGEKMVRALFAVARCQQPAVIFIDEIDSLLSQRGDGEHESSRRIKTEFLVQLDGATTSSEDRILVVGATNRPQEIDEAARRRLVKRLYIPLPEASARKQIVVNLMSKEQCCLSDEETELVVQQSDGFSGADMTQLCREASLGPIRSLHTADIATISPDQVRPIAYIDFENAFKTVRPTVSPKDLELYENWNETFGCGK; from the exons ATGCATACCGCGCACTACTACTGCGTATTCAGTATGCATATGCCAACTCCGAGGTCTCTCAGGGCTGTGCTACCAACCTGTTCAAAAG GATCTCAGCAGGCTGACAGTGACAATTGGCAATCTGGATTGTcaataaataatgttttcaaaatgaaTAGTGTACAGGAGATGATGCAAGCTGGCAAGAAATTTAAAGAGTCTCTGCTGGAACCTGCTGATGCATCAGTAGTCATGTGTAAAGAGTCCACCATCTTTGAGCTTCCTCAACTTAATGTTTGTGAACGTTCTAAAGGGGCTGACTTATTATCCAGTTCAGTTCATGACACAGGTAAGACCCAAGCCATTCCAGGGAGCAGTCTGAGATGTTCCTCATTTCAGAATGCTCTGCTGCCTATGGCAGCTAATACCACCAAGACATGTCTCACCTCCTCAACACCTTTACGTGAGTCAACTACTGCAACATTTCACGTGACGTCATTATTTGGAAACACCAAAAAGGAAACTCGGAGCTTTCCTAAAACCAGCACAGGACTAAATATGTCCTTATCTAATCTGTCTAAAGCTTCTAGTAAGACAGAAGACAGTGGCCAAAGGGAAGATAATAGCCTGCCCACCTTTAAAACTGCAAAAGAACAATTATGGGCAGATCAGAAAAAAAAGGGCCATCAATCCCAGCGTACATCTAAGTCTTCTAATGGTGTTATGAAAAGGTCTCTAGGAGCTGGGAGATCGAGAGGGATATTTGGAAAGTTTGTTCCTCCTGTATCTAATAAGCAAGACGGAAGTGAGCAGAATGGAAAGGTGAAGCACAAGTCTAATAGGGAAAGGTCTCCAGAACCAGCATACCTCACTGATGATCGTCTGAAGAATGTGGAGCCAAGGATGGTTGAACTTATTATGAATGAAATTATGGACCATGGGCCTCCAGTACATTGGGAAGATATTGCTGGAGTAGAATTTGCCAAAGCCACAATAAAGGAAATTGTTGTGTGGCCCATGCTGAGGCCAGACATCTTTACTGGATTGCGAGGGCCCCCTAAAGGGATTCTGCTCTTTGGCCCTCCAGGGACTGGTAAAACTCTGATTGGCAAGTGCATTGCTAGTCAATCTGGAGCTACATTCTTCAGCATCTCTGCTTCATCATTGACTTCTAAGTGGGTAGGTGAGGGAGAAAAAATGGTCCGTGCATTGTTTGCTGTTGCAAGGTGTCAGCAGCCAGCGGTGATATTTATTGATGAAATTGATTCTTTATTGTCTCAACGAGGAGATGGTGAACATGAATCTTCAAGAAGGATAAAAACGGAATTTTTAGTTCAGTTAGATGGAGCAACCACATCGTCTGAAGACCGTATTCTTGTGGTAGGAGCCACAAATCGGCCCCAAGAGATTGATGAAGCTGCCCGGAGAAGATTGGTGAAAAGGCTTTATATTCCTCTCCCAGAAGCTTCAGCCAGGAAACAGATAGTAGTTAATCTCATGTCTAAGGAGCAGTGTTGCCTCAGTGATGAAGAAACTGAACTGGTAGTGCAGCAGTCTGATGGGTTTTCTGGAGCAGATATGACACAGCTTTGCAGAGAGGCTTCTCTTGGTCCTATTCGCAGTTTGCACACTGCTGACATTGCTACCATAAGTCCAGATCAAGTTCGACCAATAGCTTATATTGATtttgaaaatgcttttaaaactgTGCGACCTACTGTGTCTCCAAAAGACTTGGAGCTTTATGAAAACTGGAATGAAACATTTGGTTGTGGAAAGTGA